A region of Culicoides brevitarsis isolate CSIRO-B50_1 chromosome 1, AGI_CSIRO_Cbre_v1, whole genome shotgun sequence DNA encodes the following proteins:
- the LOC134827168 gene encoding uncharacterized protein LOC134827168, which produces MAEGTYEYELERAELLGVAPPDRETWEKNQKERFEQMQEEQDIAENAEIAQSDETLQGTSGKLDELNSILANTQKKLNTKFKVVCGGLTSLMKFRPMGSASNVNEEQAPAAEGASEPENHDEATASGEASTDNGTPKRSVRDIGHKVGRQIDVLDSLLAKSERAELAMHEQNKEMKRHLK; this is translated from the exons atggcaGAAGGCACTTACGAGTACGAGTTAGAGCGAGCTGAATTGCTTGGAGTAGCTCCGCCAGACCGTGAAACATgggaaaaaaaccaaaaagagCGTTTTGAACAGATGCAAGAAGAACAAGATATTGCTGAAAATGCT GAAATTGCACAGTCCGACGAAACACTACAAGGCACTTCCGGCAAACTTGACGAGCTTAACAGTATTTTAGCGAACACACAAAAGAAACTCAACACGAAATTTAAG gTCGTTTGTGGCGGATTAACaagtttgatgaaatttcgtcCCATGGGATCGGCTTCAAATGTGAACGAGGAACAAGCTCCAGCAGCAGAAGGTGCTTCTGAACCTGAAAATCACGACGAAGCAACTGCCAGTGGTGAAGCTTCAACCGATAATGGGACTCCAAAACGCTCCGTTCGTGATATTGGACATAAAGTTGGGCGACAAATCGACGTTTTGGACTCACTTTTGGCGAAATCAGAACGTGCCGAGTTAGCAATGCACGAACAAAACAAGGAAATGAAAAGACATTTGAagtaa
- the LOC134826963 gene encoding Golgi apparatus protein 1, producing MQKTVLISIFLVNLCLSNADVELQTKISRNERSPAVISASSSPKRLIDEPVCAILRTFCSNTLLEVDDFYTLECVQSLKNDQKDQLSDECQTIIWNHIHELVEDKNVYRLLQKSCSKDMEKLSQCKPTDESGRLLGCLLAKKEEIHGADCKAFVQRLELVAFSDFKLIASFAQSCREDVERTACGRVGADGNQWSQGETIACLQNHLQANGDAQGLSADCKQSILRLSEMQAESFKLDWKLYKACLQDATTFCPEVKPGNGDVYKCLSIHRNDDKMSLHCQQELTRREKLLAQDYKMSRGLAKSCKDDIRINKCRRGVSEDKNVRLAQILLCLESAYKNNTKLTPECLAEMHEHRKLLMVDYHLTPELLDGCAPDIETFCKDLTGAKTIHCLMEHARPKKKTEIRVTPKCQRAIEFLVKVADVGEDWRVDPILRMSCKAVVDVACRDTQGGDARVMSCLMEKLGTNYMTEDCEAALLQIQYFVARDFKLDPQLYRACKDDAVKFCKAKKAWNTEDDMDPERGPLILPCLHRYAYQADKAMQLKPHCFQEVKRVMRQRATSVDLIPEVEDECLSDLALYCFDKTHKGEEMQCLQDSLDRLSDRCKEAVNRYTEDEAGHVELNPIIMSVCKVAMEKHCEHILTTGKDEGEMMECLISHKNDPDLRADLKCRAAIEHFQIISLKNYHFTYKFKEACRPHVNRYCPNSMTKYDVVSCLSEVMRNDTISGSRHTIPKECRQQVRAQLYQQRENINFDPKLKTYCAKEMQDLCQNVVPGAGQVLECLQTHHQKLGPMCRHALFPIKKSEMSDSSTDYTLMTTCKEMLNQFCHDADPGKYLDCLKHHRDEPNFDNDCHVVVVNRMIEQNTDFRFNPALHKACKNNIANFCASVIAKSKKDEELNGKVVDCLKTKFREGKLNTECEKQMTELLHEQALNYKLNPLLQSVCKNEIEQVCVPKDDKVEDHGEIEECLKNMFMQGKIITGECKVEVATLIQEAKADIHVDPILQRSCTVDLLKYCSNVKSGNGRMLKCLQVIFEQRAETLEEDCRQKLKERMEMFRNAAIVIPQAESLSDLYSQVVTSPSKHYFMIVLLTFVGIIFIFGLFCGRVTQRSLALKNK from the exons atgCAGAAAACAGTACTCATATCGATATTTCTCGTAAATTTGTGTCTTTCAAATGCCGACGTGGAGCTGCAAACCAAAATCAGTCGCAATGAACGAAGTCCCGCAGTAATTAGTGCTTCGTCGAGTCCCAAACGTCTCATTGACGAGCCAGTTTGCGCTATTTTACGCACTTTTTGCTCCAACACGTTGCTGGAAGTGGATGACTTTTACACGCTCGAGTGCGTACAAAGCctaaaaaatgaccaaaaagaCCAACTAAGTGACGAATGTCAAACAATTATTTGGAATCACATTCACGAGCTGGTCGAAGATAAAAATGTCTACAGATTACTGCAAAAAAGTTGCAGCAAAGACATGGAAAAATTATCGCAATGCAAACCCACGGACGAATCGGGAAGACTTTTGGGATGTCTTTTGGCGAAAAAGGAGGAAATTCATGGCGCCGATTGCAAAGCTTTTGTTCAAAGATTAGAACTTGTGGCATTTTCGGACTTTAAATTGATCGCTTCGTTCGCGCAAAGTTGTCGCGAAGACGTGGAACGAACAGCTTGTGGTCGCGTTGGTGCAGATGGCAATCAATGGTCACAAGGCGAAACGATTGCTTGCCTGCAAAATCATCTTCAGGCGAACGGAGATGCTCAGGGATTGAGCGCCGATTGCAAACAAAGCATTTTACGACTTTCGGAGATGCAAGCTGAAAGTTTCAAACTCGATTGGAAGCTGTACAAGGCTTGTTTGCAAGATGCCACGACATTTTGTCCCGAAGTGAAGCCCGGAAATGGCGATGTTTACAAATGTCTTTCGATTCATCGCAACGACGATAAGATGTCGCTTCATTGCCAACAGGAATTAACTCGTCGCGAGAAACTTTTGGCTCAGGATTACAAAATGTCACGTGGTTTAGCGAAGTCTTGTAAGGATGACATTCGCATTAATAAATGTCGCCGCGGCGTTTCTGAAGACAAAAACGTTCGTCTCGCCCAAATTTTGTTGTGTCTCGAGAGCGCAtacaaaaataacacaaaattgaCGCCAGAATGTCTCGCCGAGATGCACGAACATCgcaaacttttgatggttGATTATCATTTGACGCCGGAACTGCTTGATGGATGCGCCCCCGACATTGAAACTTTTTGCAAAGACTTGACCGGAGCTAAAACAATTCATTGCCTGATGGAACACGCTCGACCAAAGAAGAAAACGGAAATTCGTGTGACCCCAAAATGCCAAAGAGCAAtagaatttttggtaaaagtcGCGGATGTTGGCGAAGATTGGCGCGTTGATCCAATTTTAAGGATGTCCTGCAAGGCAGTTGTTGATGTGGCATGTCGCGATACACAAGGCGGCGATGCGAGAGTCATGTCTTGCTTGATGGAAAAGCTCGGAACGAATTACATGACGGAAGATTGTGAAGCGGCACTGTTGCAAATTCAATATTTCGTCGCCCGAGACTTCAAACTGGATCCGCAGCTGTATCGGGCATGCAAAGATGACGccgttaaattttgtaaagcgAAAAAAGCGTGGAATACGGAAGATGATATGGATCCTGAAAGAGGTCCTTTGATCCTGCCATGTCTACATCGGTATGCCTATCAAGCGGATAAGGCGATGCAATTGAAGCCACATTGTTTCCAAGAAGTTAAACGAGTTATGAGACAACGGGCGACCAGTGTCGACCTGATTCCCGAAGTAGAAGACGAATGTTTGTCAGATTTGGCGTTATATTGCTTCGATAAGACCCACAAAGGTGAGGAAATGCAATGTTTGCAAGATAGTCTCGATCGTTTGAGTGATCGTTGCAAAGAAGCTGTCAATCGTTATACCGAAGACGAAGCCGGGCATGTCGAACTGAACCCCATCATCATGTCCGTGTGCAAAGTTGCGATGGAAAAACACTGTGAACACATCCTAACCACCGGCAAAGACGAAGGCGAGATGATGGAATGCCTAATTTCGCACAAAAATGACCCGGATCTCCGTGCTGACCTGAAATGTCGCGCCGCAATCGAACATTTTCAGATAATTTCGCtgaaaaattaccattttaCGTACAAATTCAAGGAAGCATGTCGTCCCCATGTGAATCGCTATTGTCCCAATAGCATGACAAAATATGACGTCGTCTCGTGTTTGAGTGAAGTTATGCGAAATGACACGATCAGCGGTAGTCGTCATACAATTCCGAAGGAATGTCGACAACAAGTGCGTGCCCAGCTGTATCAACAACGCGAAAATATCAACTTTGATCCGAAATTGAAGACTTATTGCGCCAAAGAGATGCAAGATTTGTGCCAAAATGTCGTACCGGGGGCGGGACAAGTGCTGGAATGTCTTCAAACGCATCATCAAAAGCTTGGGCCCATGTGTCGACATGCCTTGTTTCCCATTAAAAAGTCAGAAATGTCGGATAGCTCCACGGATTACACCCTGATGACCACTTGCAAGGAAATGTTGAACCAATTTTGTCATGATGCGGATCCGGGAAAATATCTCGATTGTCTGAAGCATCACAGGGACGAACCAAATTTCGATAATGACTGTCACGTGGTCGTCGTTAATCGCATGATCGAGCAAAATACGGATTTTCGCTTCAATCCGGCACTGCATAAGGCTTGCAAGAATAATATTGCGAATTTTTGCGCCTCTGTCATCGCCAAATCCAAAAAAGACGAGGAACTCAACGGAAAAGTCGTCGATTGTCTCAAAACGAAATTCAGGGAAGGCAAGTTGAATACGGAATGTGAGAAGCAAATGACGGAATTGTTGCATGAACAAgctttaaattacaaattgaaCCCGTTGCTGCAAAGTGTGTGCAAAAATGAGATTGAACAAGTTTGTGTGCCGAAAGATGACAAGGTCGAGGATCACGGCGAAATTGAAGAATGtctcaaaaatatgtttatgcAGGGAAAAATCATCACGGGCGAGTGTAAAGTTGAGGTAGCGACACTGATACAAGAAGCCAAAGCTGACATTCATGTCGATCCGATTCTGCAAAGGTCGTGCACCGTTGATCTCTTGAAATATTGCTCGAATGTCAAAAGTGGAAATGGAagaa tgttaaaATGCCTTCAAGTAATCTTCGAACAACGAGCAGAAACCCTTGAAGAAGACTGTCGACAAAAACTTAAAGAGCGCATGGAAATGTTTCGAAATGCGgcaatt gtgaTTCCCCAAGCCGAAAGTCTCAGTGATCTGTACTCACAAGTTGTGACGTCGCCGTCCAAACATTATTTCATGATTGTTTTGCTGACATTCGTGGGCATCATCTTCATATTCGGACTATTTTGTGGAAGAGTGACGCAAAGAAGTCTtgcacttaaaaataaatag
- the LOC134836895 gene encoding dephospho-CoA kinase domain-containing protein gives MFLVGLTGGISTGKSTISKLFRDNGVPVIDADIIARQVVEPGKKAWKKIKKEFGDGVFKENGELDRDALGKLIFDDIEKRRKLNDITHPEIHCTIYKEVVRYFFLGHNFIVLDLPLLFETGVMLNYLHKIITVTCEEDIQLTRLMDRNKLSESDAKKRIASQMPLERKCEQSNFVIENSGSTKDAEEQFYKILNILSESNQHWKIRGILLATTALLFSGIAWLLNYKYKFLGAASQTS, from the exons atgttCCTTGTAGGTTTGACCGGAGGCATTTCCACGGGAAAAAGCACAATTTCCAAGCTCTTTCGCGACAACGGAGTGCCCGTAATCGATGCTGATATCATTGCAAGACAAG TCGTTGAGCCCGGAAAAAAGGCCtggaaaaagataaaaaaggaATTCGGCGACGgagttttcaaagaaaatggaGAATTGGATCGTGATGCGTTgggaaaactaatttttgatgatatcGAGAAACGGCGGAAGTTGAACGACATCACGCATCCCGAAATTCATTGTACCATTTACAAGGAAGTTGTCAGATATTTCTTCTTAGGACACAATTTTATCGTGCTAGACCTGCCATTGCTCTTCGAAACGGGAGTTATGCTCAattatttgcacaaaattaTCACCGTTACATG cgAAGAGGACATCCAACTCACAAGACTGATGGACCGCAACAAGTTATCCGAATCAGATGCCAAGAAACGCATCGCATCCCAGATGCCGCTGGAACGAAAATGCGAACAAAGCAACTTTGTCATCGAGAATTCCGGCAGTACGAAAGACGCCGAAGagcaattttacaaaattttgaatatcttGTCGGAAAGCAATCAGCATTGGAAGATTCGTGGAATTCTTCTCGCAACTACCGCTTTACTTTTTAGCGGAATCGCATGGCTGTTGAACTACAAATACAAGTTTTTGGGCGCCGCAAGTCAAACGTCGTAA
- the LOC134838012 gene encoding histone H4 transcription factor has product MAPKIRISAKQVKKSTPKKKKKTKGRKKVPFKVPQEIQEKCKDWIFDLKKVPKAEFDHATVEELPSDDDDVEPQDDYNENPANYECSFRKLPKLNPNGPRDTAKMMLECEWNGCTQEFVEIKKYLEHINSHIVELNESEEAEDLNCKWSLCKFEAPDGKSLRRHLCFHAYHTRIKTEGADLCNTVKLPVCKMSSESRNVIPEVTTDYFCHWDGCQETFVSIQNFFDHVAYHILLAYPTALVKATEEIACKWFNCDKKYKQKIHMQAHCVKHTGEKAIACYNCGASFVTKYKMVNHLTRQMEGQYECSQCFRCFPTEKYLLVHMKAHVNYYKCTLCDMSCASKSQLAKHIRYRHIAERPFTCDKCDHKSVTKRDLETHLRTHDKEYALKCPVVGCKYKCRYLASLQKHEEQQHGEMTSKIYKCHICDKTFNYGKRLSRHLIAAHNYQYPPGHLRFRFVQDEDGFFKFQSMRLESLEVTKQIMSQQDKEKQAKQDAASPVKRIEDFDMMKKYLKPAKASSNIVIEVTDTDAKGNKIKSETFQVEEFVVN; this is encoded by the exons ATGGCTCCAAAGATACGAATTTCCGCGAAACAAGTGAAAAAATCGAcaccgaagaagaagaaaaagacaaaaggaCGCAAAAAAGTCCCCTTTAAAGTCCCTCAAGAGATTCAAGAGAAATGCAAAGACTGGATTTTTGACCTGAAAAAGGTCCCTAAAGCTGAATTTGATCACGCAACTGTCGAAGAATTGCCTTCGGATGATGACGACGTCGAACCACAGGACGATTACAACGAAAATCCCGCAAATTACGAATGTTCCTTTCGCAAGTTGCCAAAATTAAATCCAAATGGGCCTCGAGACACGGCAAAAATGATGTTGGAATGCGAATGGAACGGATGTACCCAAGAATTTGTCGAAATCAAGAAGTATTTGGAGCATATAAACTCACATATTGTTGAATTAAATGAATCTGAAGAAGCggaag atcTCAATTGTAAATGGAGTTTGTGTAAATTTGAAGCTCCCGATGGAAAATCTCTTCGGCGACACTTGTGTTTTCATGCCTATCACACGAGAATTAAGACTGAAGGCGCGGATTTATGCAACACGGTGAAGTTGCCTGTTTGTAAAATGAGCTCCGAGAGTCGAAATGTGATTCCTGAAGTGACGACagattatttttgtcattggGACGGATGTCAAGAGACTTTTGTGTCGATTCAGAACTTTTTTGATCATGTCGCGTATCATATTTTGCTGGCATATCCAACGGCACTCGTAAAAGCCACGGAGGAAATTGCTTGTAAATGGTTCAATTGCGACAAAAAGTACAAACAAAAGATTCACATGCAAGCGCATTGCGTCAAACATACGGGAGAAAAGGCAATCGCTTGTTACAATTGCGGGGCATCCTTCGTGACAAAGTACAAAATGGTAAATCACTTGACGCGACAAATGGAAGGACAGTACGAATGCTCGCAATGCTTCCGTTGCTTCCCCacggaaaaatatttgctcgTCCATATGAAAGCGCACGTCAATTACTACAAATGCACACTTTGTGACATGAGTTGCGCTTCCAAATCTCAACTTGCCAAGCACATTCGGTATCGACACATCGCCGAAAGACCTTTTACGTGCGACAAATGCGATCACAAATCCGTGACAAAACGCGATCTCGAAACGCATCTTCGTACCCATGACAAGGAATACGCCCTCAAATGCCCCGTTGTCGGTTGCAAATACAAATGTCGCTATTTAGCTTCCTTGCAAAAGCACGAGGAGCAACAACACGGCGAAATGACGTCGAAAATCTACAAGTGCCATATCTGTGATAAGACTTTCAACTACGGAAAACGACTTTCGAGACACTTGATTGCTGCTCATAACTACCAATATCCGCCGGGACACTTGCGTTTTCGTTTCGTTCAAGACGAAGATGGATTTTTCAAGTTCCAATCGATGCGATTGGAGTCTTTGGAAGTCACGAAACAGATAATGTCGCAACAGGACAAGGAAAAACAAGCGAAACAGGATGCGGCGAGCCCCGTAAAGCGCATTGAAGACTTCGATATGATGAAAAAGTACTTGAAACCGGCAAAGGCGAGTTCGAATATCGTTATTGAAGTAACAGATACTGACGCGAagggaaataaaattaagtcggAGACATTCCAAGTGGAGGAATTTGTTGTGAATTGA
- the LOC134826967 gene encoding large ribosomal subunit protein eL36, which translates to MLFPFTETMAPRYELCVGLNKGHKTTKIKQLQYKGEHKVKGVRPQRLKNIQTKHTKFVRDLVREVVGHAPYERRTMELLKVSKDKRALKFLKRRLGTHIRAKRKREELGNILAHMRKAAHK; encoded by the exons ATGCTCTTTCCATTCACAGAAACCATGGCACCACGGTATGAACTCTGTGTCGGTCTCAACAAGGGACACAAAACCACCAAAATCAAGCAGTTGCAGTACAAGGGAGAACACAAAGTCAAGGGTGTTCGTCCTCAACGTTTGAAGAAT atccaaaccaaacacacaaaattcgtGCGTGATTTGGTCCGTGAAGTCGTTGGGCATGCCCCATATGAACGCCGTACCATGGAGTTGTTGAAAGTTTCCAAGGATAAGCGTGCTCTTAAATTCTTGAAACGTCGCTTGGGCACACACATCCGTGCCAAGAGAAAGCGTGAGGAATTGGGTAACATCTTGGCTCATATGCGTAAAGCTGCCCACAAGTAA
- the LOC134836809 gene encoding small ribosomal subunit protein eS6 has translation MKLNVSYPVTGAQKTFEIVDEHKLRLFYDKRMSAEVEADSLGDEWKGYVFRIAGGNDKQGFPMKQGVLTNTRVRLLLKKGHSCYRPRRTGERRRKSVRGCIVDANLSALALIIVKKGEQDIAGLTDTQVPRRLGPKRASNIRKLFNLSKEDDVRQYVVKRPLPEKDGKKARVKAPKIQRLITPVVLQRKRHRLALKKHRVEARKESEAEYAKLIVQRRKEEKLRRRSRLSSMRDSKSSTGSVEKKERKPKVEKKEPAPKKVDDKKAKKDDVKGKKDAKAPAKVEKKVETKKVEAPKKAAAPAKKEAAKPAPSKAAPAKKAEAPATKKPKKK, from the exons ATGAAG TTGAACGTTTCATATCCCGTAACGGGCgctcaaaaaacttttgaaatcgTAGATGAGCACAAATTGCGCTTGTTCTATGACAAACGTATGTCCGCTGAGGTCGAAGCCGATTCCCTGGGCGACGAATGGAAGGGATACGTCTTCCGCATTGCTGGCGGAAACGACAAGCAAGGTTTCCCCATGAAACAAGGTGTCTTGACCAACA CTCGTGTTCGTTTGTTGTTGAAGAAGGGACATTCCTGCTATCGTCCCCGTCGTACCGGCGAACGTCGTCGCAAGTCTGTGCGCGGATGCATCGTCGACGCCAACTTGTCAGCTCTCGCCTTGATCATCGTCAAGAAGGGCGAACAAGACATCGCCGGCTTGACCGACACCCAAGTTCCCCGTCGTTTGGGTCCCAAGCGTGCCAGCAACATCCGCAAACTCTTCAATCTCTCGAAGGAAGACGACGTCCGACAATATGTCGTCAAGCGTCCCTTGCCCGAGAAAGATGGCAAGAAGGCACGTGTCAAGGCCCCCAAGATCCAACGATTGATCACGCCCGTCGTTTTGCAACGCAAGAGACACCGTTTGGCCCTCAAGAAGCACCGCGTCGAGGCACGCAAGGAATCCGAAGCCGAATACGCCAAGTTGATTGTGCAACGTCGCAAGGAGGAGAAATTGCGTCGCCGCAGTCGTTTGTCGTCGATGCGCGACTCCAAGAGCTCAACCGGTTCCGTCGAGAAGAAGGAACGCAAACCAAAGGTTGAGAAGAAGGAGCCCGCACCCAAGAAGGTTGACGACAAGAAGGCCAAGAAGGACGACGTTAAGGGAAAGAAAGACGCCAAGGCTCCCGCCAAGGTGGAAAAGAAGGTTGAAACTAAGAAGGTTGAGGCACCCAAGAAGGCTGCTGCACCCGCAAAGAAAGAAGCCGCCAAACCAGCTCCCTCAAAAGCTGCCCCCGCAAAGAAGGCAGAAGCTCCAGCCACAAAGAAGCCCAAGAAGAAGTAA
- the LOC134837546 gene encoding secretory carrier-associated membrane protein 1, whose product MSNFEDNPFGEPIIADPFADPSIQRVAQSTAANQNSLENYQPFEQNASTTMSQNNGPAVMAPSTQSTTQVSDPAAVTQISTAELQRRQEELERKAQELERREQELRNNTSQARPNNWPPLPAACCGLQPCFYHDIQLDIPTEFQKIVTNLYRLWIFYVLLLMVNILGGLIVIFNGGHFATFGLSIFYSIIFVPSSFLCWYRPIYKAFQKDSSFNFMVFFLVFFFQFIVTCIQALGPNDGGHCGFIMALSQFDGTAGGIFAGIFLLLIASGFACAAAANAIMLGKVHMIYRASGTTSMAKAQQEFQSEFWRNQTVQNATNEAIGQTVGSAFRQRY is encoded by the exons ATGAGCAACTTCGAGGATAATCCATTCGGGGAACCGATAATCGCCGATCCTTTTGCAG ATCCCTCAATTCAGAGAGTGGCGCAAAGCACAGCAGCGAACCAAAATTCCTTAGAAAACTACCAACCGTTCGAGCAAAATGCAAGCACGACGATGTCACAAAATAATGGGCCCGCTGTGATGGCACCGAGCACACAATCCACGACTCAAGTCAGTGATCCAGCAGCTGTAACCCAAATATCCACAGCCGAGTTACag CGACGTCAAGAAGAATTAGAACGCAAAGCTCAAGAGCTGGAGAGAAGAGAACAAGAACTGCGCAACAATACATCTCAGGCACGTCCTAATAATTGGCCTCCGCTTCCAGCTGCATGTTGCGGGCTCCAACCGTGTTTCTATCATGACATTCAATTGGATATACCCAcggaatttcagaaaattgtcACGAATTTATATCGACTATggattt tttacgTGCTGTTACTCATGGTCAACATATTGGGAGGCTTGATTGTCATTTTCAACGGAGGGCATTTCGCAACCTTTGGCCTAAGCATCTTCTACAGTATAATTTTCGTCCCATCGTCATTCTTGTGCTG gtATCGCCCCATCTACAAAGCATTCCAAAAAGATTCCAGCTTCAACTTTATGGtctttttccttgttttctttttccaATTCATCGTCACATGCATCCAAGCACTCGGACCGAACGACGGGGGACATTGCGGCTTCATTATGGCATTGTCGCAATTTGATGGCACAGCAGGAGGCATTTTTGCGGGCATCTTTTTGCTGCTTATCGCATCGGGCTTTGCGTGTGCTGCAGCCGCCAATGCCATCATGTTGGGAAAAGTTCACATGATTTATCGTGCAAGCGGCACTACGAGTATGGCAAAGGCCCAACAAGAGTTCCAAAGCGAGTTTTGGCGCAATCAAACGGTGCAAAATGCCACCAATGAAGCCATTGGACAAACTGTTGGATCTGCTTTCAGACAaagatactaa